Proteins found in one Salmo salar chromosome ssa26, Ssal_v3.1, whole genome shotgun sequence genomic segment:
- the LOC106588017 gene encoding galactose-specific lectin nattectin, with protein MSVPLCFLCLLSLAVGALHCTPVSDQEGELSEPRYTDCPQGWSNYNNRCFRYVASQLDWADAESYCVSLGANLASVNNKGEFSFVKNLIKSFDPAESYTWIGLSDLHKEERWMWSDGSKVVYTIWSSGEPSGSRTENCVQTNYLNDKLWNDAVCSYKSAFVCATRPGL; from the coding sequence ATGTCTGTTCCCCTCTGCTTCCTCTGTCTTCTCAGCCTGGCTGTTGGTGCTCTACATTGCACTCCCGTGTCTGACCAGGAGGGGGAGCTCTCAGAGCCTCGGTATACCGACTGTCCCCAGGGCTGGTCAAACTACAACAATCGCTGCTTCAGGTACGTCGCCTCTCAGCTGGACTGGGCCGATGCAGAGTCCTACTGCGTGAGCCTGGGAGCCAACCTGGCCTCTGTGAACAACAAAGGGGAATTCAGCTTTGTGAAAAACCTGATCAAAAGCTTCGACCCTGCTGAGAGCTATACCTGGATCGGGCTGAGTGACCTCCACAAGGAAGAGAGATGGATGTGGTCGGATGGCTCCAAGGTGGTCTACACGATCTGGTCTTCAGGTGAACCCAGTGGAAGTAGAACAGAGAACTGCGTTCAGACTAACTACCTGAACGACAAGCTGTGGAACGATGCAGTCTGCTCATACAAGTCTGCCTTTGTCTGCGCCACGCGTCCCGGCCTCTGA